One genomic window of Chitinophagaceae bacterium includes the following:
- the sucD gene encoding succinate--CoA ligase subunit alpha: MSVLVNKDSKVIVQGFTGQEGTFHATQMIEYGTNVVGGVTPGKGGQQHLERPVFNTVEDAVKQAGANVSIIFVPPAFAADAIMEAADAGIKVIVCITEGIPTQDMIKAKEFIKDKDCRLIGPNCPGVITPGEAKVGIMPGFVFKTGTVGIVSKSGTLTYEAADQVCRTGLGISSAIGIGGDPIIGTTTREAVELFMNDPQTKGIVMIGEIGGGMEAEAARWIKAHGTKPVVGFIAGQTAPPGRRMGHAGAIVGGTEDTAIAKMNIMRECGITVAESPAVIGEMMAKLLKG; this comes from the coding sequence ATGAGCGTATTAGTCAACAAAGATTCAAAAGTAATTGTACAGGGCTTCACCGGCCAGGAAGGAACATTTCATGCCACACAGATGATCGAATATGGAACTAATGTGGTAGGAGGTGTAACTCCAGGCAAGGGCGGACAGCAACATTTGGAGCGGCCTGTTTTTAATACGGTGGAAGATGCTGTGAAACAAGCCGGAGCCAACGTATCCATCATCTTTGTTCCACCTGCTTTCGCAGCAGATGCCATCATGGAAGCTGCCGATGCAGGCATTAAAGTGATTGTCTGCATTACTGAAGGCATTCCGACGCAAGACATGATCAAAGCAAAGGAATTTATCAAGGATAAAGATTGTCGCTTGATCGGGCCAAACTGTCCGGGTGTAATTACTCCCGGAGAAGCGAAAGTGGGCATCATGCCGGGTTTTGTTTTTAAGACAGGCACCGTAGGCATTGTTTCCAAATCAGGAACACTTACTTATGAAGCCGCTGACCAGGTTTGTAGAACCGGACTTGGAATTTCATCAGCTATCGGCATCGGTGGCGATCCGATTATCGGCACTACAACACGTGAAGCAGTGGAGTTATTTATGAATGATCCGCAAACAAAGGGCATTGTGATGATTGGTGAAATCGGTGGTGGTATGGAAGCCGAAGCAGCTCGCTGGATCAAAGCCCATGGAACAAAACCTGTTGTGGGTTTTATTGCGGGTCAAACCGCTCCACCTGGCCGCAGAATGGGACATGCGGGTGCAATTGTGGGTGGAACGGAAGATACTGCGATCGCTAAAATGAACATCATGAGGGAATGTGGAATTACAGTGGCAGAAAGTCCGGCTGTGATAGGCGAGATGATGGCGAAGTTGCTGAAAGGGTGA
- the fabG gene encoding 3-oxoacyl-[acyl-carrier-protein] reductase, which yields MKILEGKTALVTGASRGIGEAIAKKLAEHGANIAFTYLSSAEKAMALENALHAMGVKAIGYKSDAASFAEAEKLVGNILMEFQTIDIVVNNAGITHDNLILRMTEQQWDAVITTNLKSVFNISKNVCKPMMKQRGGSIINLSSIVGMTGNAGQTNYAASKAGVIGFTKSLAKELGSRNIRCNAIAPGFIETDMTHGISDEMKEQFKKNIPLARYGSAEEVAKVVLFLASDLSSYVNGQVISVCGGLNT from the coding sequence ATGAAGATTCTTGAAGGAAAAACAGCCCTCGTCACCGGCGCTTCACGTGGCATCGGAGAAGCTATCGCTAAAAAACTCGCAGAACATGGAGCTAACATTGCATTTACTTACTTGTCATCTGCTGAAAAAGCTATGGCACTGGAAAATGCTTTGCATGCTATGGGCGTTAAGGCCATTGGTTATAAATCAGATGCCGCTTCATTCGCGGAAGCAGAGAAACTCGTGGGTAATATTTTGATGGAATTTCAAACTATCGATATTGTGGTGAACAATGCAGGCATCACACATGATAACCTGATTCTTCGCATGACGGAACAACAGTGGGATGCTGTAATCACCACCAATCTGAAATCTGTCTTTAACATTTCAAAGAATGTTTGTAAGCCCATGATGAAGCAACGTGGTGGATCAATTATTAATCTGAGTTCTATTGTTGGAATGACAGGTAATGCCGGGCAAACCAATTATGCCGCGTCTAAAGCCGGGGTGATTGGTTTTACAAAATCATTGGCGAAAGAACTAGGATCAAGAAATATCCGTTGTAATGCGATCGCACCGGGATTTATTGAAACCGATATGACACATGGCATCAGCGACGAAATGAAAGAACAATTCAAGAAGAACATTCCGCTGGCACGTTATGGTTCGGCAGAAGAAGTGGCAAAAGTGGTGCTCTTCCTTGCTTCCGATCTTTCCAGCTATGTAAATGGACAAGTGATTTCAGTCTGCGGCGGGTTGAATACTTGA
- a CDS encoding ATP-binding cassette domain-containing protein: MIEIKEVRKSFGDREVLKGVSGLFEPGKTSLIIGASGSGKTVLMKSMVGLIAPTSGTVIYNKTVDFVSLEEKAKKEIRQEIGMLFQGTALFDSMNVEENILFPLNMFSKMTVKEKLNRVNFCLDRVNLKGTNKLHPSELSGGMKKRVGIARAIVLNPKYLFCDEPNSGLDPQTSILIDELIHEITIEYNITTIVNTHDMNSVLGIGDYIIFLYKGVKCWEGNRHEVLSSTNKEMNDFIFASKFLKEIKELSSKT; the protein is encoded by the coding sequence ATGATCGAAATAAAAGAAGTACGCAAATCATTTGGGGATCGCGAAGTGCTGAAAGGCGTCTCTGGTTTGTTTGAACCCGGAAAAACAAGTTTGATTATTGGTGCAAGCGGATCCGGAAAAACTGTTTTAATGAAATCTATGGTAGGATTGATAGCCCCTACTTCAGGTACCGTCATCTACAATAAAACGGTTGACTTTGTCTCATTGGAAGAAAAAGCTAAAAAGGAAATACGGCAGGAAATCGGCATGTTATTTCAGGGTACTGCATTATTTGATTCTATGAATGTTGAGGAAAACATTTTGTTCCCACTCAATATGTTTTCTAAAATGACAGTGAAAGAAAAGCTCAACAGGGTAAATTTTTGTCTGGACCGTGTTAACCTTAAAGGAACCAATAAGCTGCACCCAAGCGAACTGAGCGGAGGCATGAAAAAAAGAGTCGGCATTGCGCGTGCGATCGTGCTGAACCCTAAGTATTTATTTTGCGATGAGCCCAATTCAGGACTTGATCCTCAGACTTCCATCCTTATTGATGAACTCATTCATGAGATCACGATTGAATATAATATCACTACCATAGTGAACACCCACGACATGAACTCGGTGCTCGGCATTGGCGACTATATCATTTTTCTTTATAAAGGTGTGAAATGCTGGGAAGGAAACCGCCATGAAGTACTCTCCAGTACCAATAAGGAGATGAACGATTTTATCTTTGCTTCTAAGTTCCTCAAAGAAATCAAAGAACTATCTTCAAAAACCTAA
- a CDS encoding PorT family protein has protein sequence MKKLFLPCMLFCFIQLVFAQEKSNETFFQFGLTANFLQQVDQEYSGPLGGTTGYEFTNLYPLPGFIFGVSREMRLGNKLFFRAGGMLSYHVTSAEINAQWAVKGALVTEYKNIKARFRNTYGQIPLDLGISFGNKNQLSIYAGLKGSILLFNGSKWEYSETNYNYDFTVSPPVYLYATNPHEEETKLDIHKTDIAVELGFIQDLSDNFVLEERIYKGLSHMADFMEGVAGNNLEQLTFEVALAVKISQKK, from the coding sequence ATGAAGAAATTATTTCTTCCCTGTATGCTCTTCTGCTTCATTCAACTTGTTTTTGCCCAGGAAAAGTCTAACGAAACATTTTTTCAATTTGGTTTAACTGCAAATTTTCTTCAACAGGTGGATCAGGAATACAGCGGTCCTTTAGGAGGAACCACAGGTTATGAATTCACCAACCTTTATCCATTGCCTGGTTTTATATTTGGGGTTAGCAGAGAAATGCGCCTGGGGAATAAGTTATTTTTCAGAGCGGGTGGAATGCTTAGCTATCATGTGACAAGTGCTGAAATTAATGCGCAATGGGCTGTAAAGGGTGCACTAGTTACAGAATACAAAAACATAAAAGCTCGCTTTCGAAATACTTATGGCCAGATTCCGCTTGATCTTGGAATTTCATTCGGAAATAAAAATCAACTCAGCATTTATGCAGGATTGAAAGGGAGTATTCTATTATTTAATGGGAGTAAATGGGAGTATTCAGAAACTAACTATAACTATGATTTTACAGTGTCGCCTCCTGTATATCTTTATGCTACAAATCCTCATGAGGAAGAAACAAAGTTAGACATACATAAAACAGATATCGCCGTTGAACTCGGTTTCATACAGGATTTGTCTGATAATTTTGTGCTTGAGGAAAGAATCTATAAAGGACTATCCCACATGGCAGATTTTATGGAAGGTGTCGCAGGCAATAATCTGGAACAATTGACTTTTGAAGTTGCTTTGGCGGTAAAAATCAGCCAAAAGAAATAA
- a CDS encoding septum formation initiator family protein — translation MPTILTNKYLIVSIAFLSWMLFFDNNDIASQVQLRMKLSEYRNKKEYYEQKIADVKNEKKELLTNQESLEKFAREQYMMKKDDEDLFVIVPEKK, via the coding sequence ATCCCTACCATACTGACTAACAAATACCTGATTGTGTCCATTGCTTTTCTATCATGGATGTTGTTTTTCGACAATAACGATATTGCATCGCAGGTTCAGTTGCGGATGAAACTTTCAGAGTACCGCAATAAGAAAGAATATTATGAGCAGAAGATTGCTGACGTGAAAAATGAAAAAAAAGAGTTATTGACTAATCAGGAATCGCTCGAAAAATTTGCCCGCGAACAGTATATGATGAAGAAAGATGATGAGGACTTATTTGTGATTGTTCCGGAGAAGAAATAG